TGTCCAGCTGCTTAGCTATTTCAGTATCGGTGCGCTTGCTTCTGTCATATTGCTTGCTGTCGTTCTTGACCGGTTTATAAAGCCGATTACGGTTTTAATTGTTTATCCAATCATTGCATTTATTGCCATGCTGTTACTGTTCTTTATTGAATCCTATCCGGTCGTTCTTGTCAGCACATTCTTGTTAGGTTTATTTACTTCAGGATTATTCCAGCTGGCGTTAAGTATCATGACCGATTTTTTCCGGAAAAACAAAGGAACAACAACAGCTTACGTAAATATTGCATCAAGTGCAGCTTTTATTTTGGTTCCAATCATTACCGGTTCCCTTGTTGATTATATCGGAATCAGTATGACGCTTGTGTTTGATATGGTGATTGCATTATTAAGCATTTTGTTAGCACTTTATATTGCTTCCCGAAGAAAGCGAATTTTTTCTTAAGATAAGAATAAAATAGAGGAGATGGATACGATGACAGCAGATTTTGAAAAAAACTTGGAAAAAATAGATGGTTACACGAAATTGGTCGGGCTTCTCGCTACACCAATCGGGCACAGCTTATCCCCGCGCATGCACAACCTAGGCTACACGCTGAAAGATTTAAATTATGCATATCTTGCATTTGAAGTAGGCAACGATGAATTAGAGAAGGCTGTAGAGGGTATGAAAGCCATAGGAGCCATTGGATTTAACATATCGATGCCGAACAAAATGGAAGTGATTCAATACTTGGATGAGGTAGATGAAGGTGCAAAACATGCCGGTGCTGTCAATACAGTCGTAAACAAAAACGGTAAGCTGAAAGGCTATAACACAGATGGGCTTGGTTATGTATCCAATTTGCTGGAACACGGCGTTGAACTTAAAGGACAAAAAGTGACTTTAGTTGGTTCTGGCGGGGTTGCTACACCAATTACCACGCAGCTTGTTCAATCAGGTATTCGCGAAATTAGTGTTTTCGCCCGTGATGATAAATTTTTCAGCAACGCAGAAGAAAATGTGAAATATATCAATGAAGAGATGCAGGAATATCAAGTGAAAGCAAATATTTTACCGCTTGAAGATAAAGATGCATTTCGTCGTGAAGTTGCTGAAAGTCTCGTTCTTGCCAACGCTACAAGCCTTGGTATGAAACCCCATGATGATCTAAGCATTATCGACGATACGTTAGATGTGCTTCGTGATGATTTGGTTGTTACGGATGTCGTATACAACCCACAACGTTCCAAACTGCTGCAACAAGCAGAAGAAGGCGGCAGTACAGCGATTAATGGTCTTGGCATGATGCTTTGGCAGGGAGCGCTTGCGTTCGAAAAATTCACGGGAGAAGAAATGCCTCGTGAAAAAATTAAAAAAATCATGTTTTAATTGAAACAACCTAAAAAAGCGTTTGATTGGCTGGATGAAGTTTGGTTTTAACCGGACTTTATCCAGCCAAATTTCTTTATCTAACTGAAAACGACAGATGATTATTCTCCATAAAAAATAAAACAAATCAATATACGTGTATATACCAATTTTTGAATATTTTTTAAAATTAGTTGTAAACATATTGATGATTCCATTATACTAAAGTTAGAAAGAGTGTATTATTTTGAGGGAAAGAAGAACGGAAGGCCAGATTCATCTTTTTTGTATCTTTCACTAAGTACGTAAATGGACGGGATATTTCATTCTATGTGTAGTATTTCATCTTCATCTCGAATCATTTCCTTGAATTCACTTACCTGAAAATGAGGTTGAACCATTTTATAAAAGGGAGGAAATTAAATGATAACGCTTTCAAATGAAGAGAAAGTCTTAAAAAACTTTATTAACGGAGAATGGATGGATGTTGCTGAAAGGGAAAATGTTTATAATCCAGCCGATGGCAAGGAGTTTTTGGAGGTCCCGAACTCTGATGCGGCAGCTATGGATCAGGCTGTGGAAGCTGCTCGAATTGCGCAGAAAGATTGGGCGCTTGTACCTGCACCTCAGCGTGCTGAAATACTGTATAAAATAGGAGCAATCATGAAGAAAAAGAAGGAGAGACTATCTCAATTATTAACTTTAGAGAACGGAAAAGTCATTGAAGAAGCGCGCGGTGAAGTTCAAGAAGGAATTGATATGGCATTTTATATGGCTGGGGAAGGGAGACGTTTATTTGGGCAAACAACCCCAGCTGAATTAAAAGATAAATTTGCAATGAGTCAACGGCATCCGGTTGGAGTAGTAGGGATTATTACTCCATGGAATTTTCCGATAGCGATAGCTACGTGGAAAACATTTCCTGCAATGGTTGCGGGCAACACCGT
The nucleotide sequence above comes from Oceanobacillus timonensis. Encoded proteins:
- a CDS encoding quinate/shikimate dehydrogenase (YdiB; quinate/shikimate dehydrogenase from Escherichia coli uses both NAD and NAD(P) to convert quinate and shikimate to 3-dehydroquinate and 3-dehydroshikimate) gives rise to the protein MDTMTADFEKNLEKIDGYTKLVGLLATPIGHSLSPRMHNLGYTLKDLNYAYLAFEVGNDELEKAVEGMKAIGAIGFNISMPNKMEVIQYLDEVDEGAKHAGAVNTVVNKNGKLKGYNTDGLGYVSNLLEHGVELKGQKVTLVGSGGVATPITTQLVQSGIREISVFARDDKFFSNAEENVKYINEEMQEYQVKANILPLEDKDAFRREVAESLVLANATSLGMKPHDDLSIIDDTLDVLRDDLVVTDVVYNPQRSKLLQQAEEGGSTAINGLGMMLWQGALAFEKFTGEEMPREKIKKIMF